In Nocardia sp. NBC_00403, the DNA window TTCCCGGCCGATATCGAAACAACGGTGGCGGCGTGCGCGCCCGAGGTGCGTCCCGGTCATGTGACCGCGTTCGGCCACGACGACGGCCGCCGCGAAGAAGTGGTGGTGGTCGCCGAGCTGGTGACAGCGGAGACCACGGCGGCCGACGAACTGGCCGCGCTCGCCCACCGGATCCGGATAGCCATCGCCACTGTGCACGAGGTGCCGCCCGGCGCGGTCGTGCTGGTCGAGCCCGGCCGCATTCCGAAGACCTCCAGCGGCAAGCTGCGCCGCGGCGAATGCCGGGCACTGTACGGGTCGGGCAGGCTGCCGCAGCTGACCGCTGTCGGCGCCGAGCCGCCACGGCAGTAGGTACAGCGGCGCGCAGCGACACGGAAAGGCGCACGCTTCCCCGTTATCGGGAGCCGCGACCGCGATGATGAGGCCATGACGACCGAAATCATCTCCGTGATCTGGAAAGACCACCCCGACGAACACGACTATCCCGCCGCTGCGGATTACCTGGAGTTGCTGGCCGAAGCAGGGATCGTCGACGCCGTCATCGCATGCCTGCGTGACGCCCCGATCGTGCACAAGAAAGCCAAGGACATCCTGCGGGCCGCCCGGCTGGAACTGGTCGGTGCCGAGAATCCGTATGTCCGACGAGATCTCATCAAGATCAACAACGGCACGGCGCTCTCGCCGATCCTGCTGGTGCGCGGCGACTTCCGAGCCGGTGTGCCGATGGTGATCGCGGACGGCTACCACCGGGTGTGCGCTGTCCACTGGGCCGACGAAAACATCGCGATACCCGCGAAAATCGCCGCCCTGCCGTGACGTTCTCCACCCTGGCACTTGTCGTGGCGCTCGGCCTGTGCGGACCGATCCTCGCCGTGCGTCGGTCGTGGCGCATTCCGGTGATCCTGGGCGAGTTGATCGCCGGAATCCTCTTCGGCAGCACGGGTTTCGGGTTCCTGCACACTTCGGATCCGATTTTCACCTTCCTGGCGAATATGGGTTTCGCGGTGGTGATGTTCGTTGCGGGAACCCATGTCCCGGTGCGGGATCCGGCCGTCCGATCGGCGCTCGGGGTGGGCGCAATTCGTGCCGGTATGGTCGGATTGCTCGCCGCGGCAGCAGGTTTCGGGCTGGCCGAGTGGTTCGGCACCGGGCACGGCGGGATCTATGCGGTACTCATGGCTTCTTCGTCGGCGGCGCTGGTGCTGCCGATCATCGACTCGCTCGGCTTACGGGGAAAGCCGGTACTGGCATTGACAGCCCAGGTCGCCATTGCCGATACCGCATGCGTGATTGCGTTGCCGCTTGTCATCGACCCCGCCGAGGCGGGGCGCGCGGCACTCGGCGCCATCGCGGTGGCAGTGGCCGCCGCCATCTTGTTCCTGGTTTTGCGGCAGCTCGAGCTCTCCGGTGCGCGCCGCCGCGTGCACCGCCTGTCCGAGGACCGCGCCTTCGCCCTAGAGCTGCGGGTGAGTCTCGCCGTGTTGTTCGCACTGTGCGCGCTGGCAACCCAGACGCACGTATCGATCATGTTGGCGGGCTTCGCCGCCGGGCTTGCGGTCGCCGGGATCGGGGAGCCACGCCGGGTCGCCCGTCAGCTCTTCGCCATCAATGACGGCTTTCTCGGTCCGCTGTTCTTCGTCTGGCTCGGCGCCCGGCTCAATCTGCGCGAATTCGGCGAGCATCCGAAGCTGATCGGGCTCGGCCTGTTCCTCGGCGTCGGGGCGATCCTTGTGCATCTGGCGACCCGAGCCGTCGGACAGCCGCTGGCCTTCGGCGCGCTTGCCGCCGCACAGATCGGCGTGCCGGTCGCCGCGGTAACCGTGGGCACCCAACTGCATGTTCTGGTGCCGGGAGAATCTTCGGCCGTGATGCTCGGGACACTGTGCACGATCGCCGGGGCCGCATTGGCGCCAAGCTGGACAGCGGGCGCCACAAGAGCCGATGACTAACGGGGCGGGGTGAGCTGTCTCGCGGCCGAGCAGCCGATCGGGAAGAGCCGGCGGCTAGCCCGGCGGGGTCAACTGTCTTCGCGGCCGAGCAGCCGATCGGTCTCCCGGCGTTCACGTTTGGTCGGCCGACCCGAGCCCCGGTCGCGGCGCGGCATCGTCGCGAGAATCTCGCGCGAGGGCGGCGGCGGGCTGTGGTCGATCAGGCATTGCGCAGCAATCGGAGGTCCGACACGTTTGGTGACGATTCGCTCCACGATCACGATGCGCTCGATGCCACCGGCGCGGATTCGCACCTCGTCGCCGGGGCGTACCGGTTGGGCAGGTTTGGCCGCGGCGCCATTGACGCGGACGTGCCCTCCGCGACAAGCCTCAGCCGCCGCGGACCTTGTTTTGAACAGACGCACCGCCCACGTCCACGAGTCGACTCGCGCCTGTGTCGCGGTGTTCTGATTGCCGGGTACGGCTGGTGCC includes these proteins:
- a CDS encoding RNA-binding S4 domain-containing protein; the protein is MAPAVPGNQNTATQARVDSWTWAVRLFKTRSAAAEACRGGHVRVNGAAAKPAQPVRPGDEVRIRAGGIERIVIVERIVTKRVGPPIAAQCLIDHSPPPPSREILATMPRRDRGSGRPTKRERRETDRLLGREDS
- a CDS encoding cation:proton antiporter, with protein sequence MTFSTLALVVALGLCGPILAVRRSWRIPVILGELIAGILFGSTGFGFLHTSDPIFTFLANMGFAVVMFVAGTHVPVRDPAVRSALGVGAIRAGMVGLLAAAAGFGLAEWFGTGHGGIYAVLMASSSAALVLPIIDSLGLRGKPVLALTAQVAIADTACVIALPLVIDPAEAGRAALGAIAVAVAAAILFLVLRQLELSGARRRVHRLSEDRAFALELRVSLAVLFALCALATQTHVSIMLAGFAAGLAVAGIGEPRRVARQLFAINDGFLGPLFFVWLGARLNLREFGEHPKLIGLGLFLGVGAILVHLATRAVGQPLAFGALAAAQIGVPVAAVTVGTQLHVLVPGESSAVMLGTLCTIAGAALAPSWTAGATRADD